ttaagtaggattaatattaattagaattgaatagggattggtatttgttggagtctaattaggattagctagttgagttataatataattagaatttgagtcatgataggttattagagtcctagtagactttggatgttataattagaattagaatcataataggttattagagtcctagtagactttggatttcttagagaagcctatcaATAGGCTAAttaatgtaaatcaaaggaatgaattttgatgaataatattatactttctttcattgcaaggttgcaaccctcaatggtgagactccattgattttcttctaggtgagactcctagaaggctttagtgagactctaaggttttccatattttcttcattgtttcttctttctctctatttcttatcttataattttctctaccataaagtttattccttgttcctctccttacaccctaaaaataaaaccctagcccacctacccttgagtgtaggcaaccatcctagggttgtcctacatcacttTTAGTGTCAGATAATTGTGACAACCTATTTAATGGGTTTGTGTAGGTTGTTTTGCCAAGACCGGTCTCTGATCACTTCCCCGTTTTGCTCGATGGAGGAGGCCTGAGAAAGGGACCCTCCTCTTTCAGATTTGAGAATGTGTGGTTGGAGGAAGAAGGGTTCAAGGCTTAGGTTAAGAATTGGTGGGTGAGCTTTAATTTTACTGGGACTTTCAACTTTGTTTTAGATGCAAAATTGAGAGCCTTAAAAGCAGTTTTGAAGACTTGGAATAAAGAAATGTTTGGTTTCATTGAGGCTAGAAAGGGAAAAGCTCTCAACTAGATTGTGTATTGGGATGAGAAGGAGAAAGGTTCTGCCCTAAATTTGGAAAAGTCTGAAGCTAGAAAAGAAGCTAAGGAGTCTTATAAGAATTGGGTTATGAGTGAGGAAATCttttggagacaaaaatcaagggAAGTGTGGTTGAAGAAGGGGGATAATAACACCAGATTCTTCCACAGGATGGCGAATGCTCAGAGTAGAAGGAACTGGCTATCCAAGGTAAAAGTGAATAGTTGTTGGTATACCAAGGAGAATGAATTAAAAGCTAGTGTGGTTGGGGTGTTTCATAACCTCTTTTCAGTTTTAGAAGAGAGGGGTGTTGTCCTAGTATTAAAGGGTTGTCCTTTGCGGGCTTAGATAGCAATGAGGTAAAGAGACTAGAGCTTCTTTTTTCGGAAGAAGAGGTGTTTGTTGCTCTCTTGGATCTAGGCAAGGACAAAGCTCTTGGTCTAGACGGTTACACCATGGCGTTTTGGCCTTTTTGTAGGGATGGTTTGAAGGCAGaggttttggatttttttaaggaattccATGAGGGGGGCAAATTTGTCAAGTCTTCAAATGCTACTTTCCTGGTTCTTGTTCCAATGTGGGCAACCTCTATAAGTTGCTAGCTAAGGTGTTGGCCAATATACTTAAAAAGGTAATGGGCAAAGTGATTATGGAGTCCCAAAATGTTTTTGTGGAGGGCAGATAGATTTTAGTTACAGTtttgattgcaaatgaggtCGTGGACTCAAGGTTGAAAAGCAATGAAGGTGGTGTGTTGTGcaagttggatatagagaaaGCGTATGATCATGTGAATTGGAAGTTCTTGTTTGCAGTACCAAGAAAGATGGGCTTTGAGGAGAGATGAATTAACTGGGTAGAATGGTGCATCTCTAttgtgaaattttttgtttgagtaAATGGATCTCCTCATGGTTTTTTCCAAAGTTTGAagggtttgagacaaggagatcccctctCCCCTTATTTATTCGTGATAGCCATGGAGGTGTTTAGTTATCTCTTGAGGAGGGGTATTAATGGGGGCTTCTTATCTAGTTGGTGGGTGAGGGGTAGGAGTGGTGATGAGATTCTATTATCGCACTTGTTATTTGCTGATGATACTTTGGTGTTTTGTGTGGCGTCTCAAGACCAGATGACTTATCTAAGCTGGCTTcgtatgtggtttgaggcttgtTTGGGTTTGAGATTcaatttggataaaagtgagCTAATTCTGGTGGGTATGGTGCATAATATAGAGGACTTGGCCTTGGAGTTGGGGTGTAAAGTGGGCAGCCTTCCTTCCCgctatttgggtcttccttgGGGGGCCTATTTCAAATTTGTGGCGGTTTGGGATGGTGTTGAAGAGAGATTTCGAAAAAGGTTAGCCATGTGAAAAAGACAGTATATCTCAAAAGGAGGCGGACTCATTTTAATTCGAAACACTTTGTCTAGCATGTCTATCTATTTCATGTCTCTCTTTTGCATGCCAAGAAAAGGGAGGTTGAGGTTGGAGAAGATAcagagggattttctttggggtggtggGTCTCTTGTGCAGAATCCACATCTTTTGAGTTGTAAAATAGTTTGTTTGGAGAAAAGGAAAGGTGGTTTGGGTGTAAGAAATCTCTCTTTGATGAATATAGCCCTCTTATGCAAGTGGAGTTGGTTGTATGCCAATGAAAAGGAAGCCCTTTGGAAGCATGTCATCAGTCAAAAGTATAGTGAAGATGAAGGGAGGTGGCGTTCTTGCAAGGTGAGTGAGAGGTTTGGTGTGGGTTGTGGAAAGCTATTAGGAAGGAGTAGAATTATTTGACTGGCGGGTTGACCTTCCAAGTGGGCAATGGGCAAAGAGTGAGATTCTGGatggacaagtggtgtggagatgagtCACTTTGTGAATCCTTCCCTTCCTTATTTACCCTTTCTTCGTCTAAGGAAGCTTGGGTGGTAGATGTTTGGAACCCTGAAGGAGAAGGGGGTGGATGGATCCTTCTTTTCTCTAGggcctttaatgattgggagttagatTTGGTGGAGCATTTTTTGCAAAAGATTCAAGTAATTAGGATTCTTAGGGATGTGGAAGATAGAGTGATTTGGATAGCTTCGAGGTGTGGGACCTTTTCGGTCAAATCTCTCTATTCCATCTTGAAACTCGGAGATCCCCCTTTTTTCCCTAGTAGTAGTACCTGGAGATCGAGTGCGCCTCCTAAGGtggctttctttgcttgggaggcttcttagGGGGAGTTTTAACTTTGGAccaacttcaaaggagggggtACTTTTTGGAAAATAGGTGTTTCCTTTGCCTCTTTGAAGCAAAGATGGTTGATCACCTTCTTTTTCACTGTGCAAAGACTCGGGTTCtttggaattttcttttctccttctttggTGCATCTTGGATTCTTTCTTGTTTAGTGAAGAAAACTCTTCTTGGGTGGCATGAGTTGTTTGTGGGTAAAACTCGTAAAAAGGCTTGGCAAGTCAcccctttatatatattttggatagtgtggaaggaaaggaatttgATAGCATTTGACAATGAGGAGTTATCATTCCAAAGatggaaaaattcttttgtatgtaacctGTGGTCTTGGTCTAAGGTGTCTATAGATATGAACCCTATTTCTCTTATaagtttcattgattggttaggttTTAAGTAAGGGTATGTGAtgttttttgcttctttccCTCCCCATCTGGTTTGAGCCTTTAGGCTTTTtttgtatacttcttgtatACTCTGAGAGCACTATTTTTGGTGTCTCCTCTTTACTTTTTATACAacttttctttacctatcaaaaataaaaataaaaataatgttgagGTGAAAAGTCAGGCAAAAGGTAAATTTATTGGCATTATTGGACTTGTGCACGCTCTTTTGCAAATGGGGAtgtaatacatggaagaagTTGATTGTAGAGGTGTAAAGGGTGAAAGAAGAATTTGAAGTtgttaaagaattttaaaaggaaattgcGAATGTAACTTTGTGTGCCCATTATTGTTTATTTaccattttatttcattccattttttgttttacaaaaataattttgtcacTGTTGGTGTTATTGTGTTATTATTGTTACTGACTTATTGATACTATTGTTactgtttgataaaatttattgtGATAATGATGTATGGTTGTTTATGGTAGCAAGTTAACAATGGTGCTATAGTTGTCGAGGATTGTGGCATTCTTTGATAATATAATGCACTAAATGCATCTGATTATGACTCAGTAATATGCACTATTTGTTTTGAATTAGGTTTGTCTGAACACATTTTTGTCTTCATGGATTCTTCCATCCCTTTGTTTTTGAACATATATTGCTCTTTTAGCTTGAACTATGGAGGAAATGGAGCATAGTTATTGTTGATGCTGAAAAGTTGGATAGAAGATAAATTTATTAGCATCATTGGATGTGTACACGTGCTATTTGGATGATGATGTAACCGgtggaaaaagaaattgattataaatataatttgtgGACAAAATTGTGTAGGATGGTGTAATAGGCtgaagaagaatttgaagagCCATGAAAGAAGTCTAAAAGGTAAGGAATGTGGTGACTGTATGGATGTCCCATATGAAATGATAAGTTATGGTTCCCACATGCACGACACAACACAGAATGCTGAATAATTAAGAAGCAACATTAGGATAGAATGCACATTGTTAATGCAAATGCTCGGATGGATGATCAGATGTATGTGCGAGAACTTTGAGAAAGCGCTGATAGGTGATGAAATTAGAGTTGTTTAAAGTGATTTGTTTTATGGCACAAAGATGGAGTGCTTGTTTGAACCCTCAAGTTGAAGTCAAATGTGCTACAAGGGTAACAGAAAAAGCAGAAAGGGTGTGATTTCTGGTGCAAGAGCTAAGAAAGTACCCATAGTTGGAATTAGGCTTAGTTGGTATGGACATTTCTTGCATGGTAGTGAAGTTGGACAATGCTTTCTGTTCTCATGGTAGAGGTCATTGTCACCATCATTTAGGCATATACATGTTCAATGGTGTTATTTTTTAGCTCCTCATTATACACTGATATTCTTTGTTGTCTACAGGTGTTCACTTTTGGGTCTGTTCCCCTCAAGACTTATTTGCCTGATGGAGATATTGACTTGGCAGCCTTCAGtaacaatcaaaatttgaagGACACATGGGCTAATCAGGTCCGTGACATGCTACAGAGTGAGGAAAAGAACGAGAATGCTGAATTTCGTGTAAAAGAGGTTCAGTACATTCAAGCAGAAGTAGGTCCTTCTCTTGTTCCCTCAACTCTTTTTCTGTTTATTCAATGCTGCTTAAAGGTACCGCTACAATCATATTTCTACTTTAATAGGATTGACTGGACTGGATTTTTAGTCTACTGGAATGGGATactaaattcttatattttcctgCTGTTAAACTGCTGTGTTACGCATCTGCTAAATTTCTGGcatttcttttgatttgtttGAGCAAATGTCTCAGTGCAATAAAAGCATGCTATGCTTATtatggtatatatataaatatgtttagATTATTTGCCTCTGCACCTATTTTTAACCATGCTTCTATAAGCCCATCTCAAGAATATATTTGAGAACTATATTGCTTGTTACCTGTTCTCTTTGCTAGGATTCCTTTGGTTCTGATGTCAACACATTAAGTTCTTGCATTACTTTTCTGCATGCTATTGAGCAGTTTCCTTAACCTAGATCTTTGAATAAACTAGCCAGCATATTTTTTAGCTGTGGTTGTATTTGTACTGAGAAGGTGCTATACTGCTATTTGCCTATGCAAGTTTTAAACTCACTTACCTAAAATGATGCCTGccttttattcaataaaaaaaatctatctcAAATTTTCCTCTTCACCTTTTGTTTTGAGGCTAGCACTTTGTTACCCAAAAATTATAGTTCTCTTGGTTTCTCATCCATTTACAGGTGAAGATAATAAAATGTCTTGTTGAAAACATTGTGGTAGACATATCATTCAACCAGCTTGGTGGGTTATGCACTCTTTGTTTCCTTGAGGAGGTGAGCCGTATATTCTGAACATTCTGAACACCTTGCACTCAATATTCATGTCTGAAACAGGGAACTATGATTGTGTTTCTTCATCTTTACTAAACTCAATCTTGATGATGTAGGTTGATCatttgataaatcaaaatcatttattCAAGCGTAGCATTATATTGATCAAGGCCTGGTGTTATTATGAGAGCCGAATACTGGGTGCTCACCATGGACTTATTTCGACTTATGCTTTGGAGACCTTGGTTCTCTACATATTTCACGTCTTCAACAATTCCTTTACTGGACCACTTGAGGTGCTTTAATAATCTTGCTCTGTAGGTATTGTTGTATTTCTTTGGCCTACTTCTGGAGAGGTCTTTTCTCTGCACTTGCAGGTCCTTTATCGTTTTTTGGAGTTCTTTAGTAGCTTTGACTGGGACAACTTTTGTGTTAGTCTATGGGGTCCTGTACCTATTAGTTCACTTCCAGATGTAACAGGTAATTTGCTACAAAATTGTTGTTTTAAGACTTCATCATTTGATCCATCACAGAAATTATTGGccaattttctagttttaatgTTTTCTTATTGGAAATATTTTACAGCGGAACCTCCTCGGCAAGATAGTGGAGAGCTACTACTTAGTAAATTGTTTCTAGATGCCTGTATCTCAGTATATGCTGTTTTCCCGCGTGGCCAAGAAAACCAGGGACAATCCTTCATTTCCAAGCATTTCAATGTTATTGATCCTTTACGTGTAAACAACAACCTTGGTCGTAGTGTTAGTAAAGGTATTCGAACTCTATCTAATTGGTATTCAACCTTGGTTGTAGTCTTTTCAGTCATTCATCTTTATTTCCTAACCAGATATGTTATGTCTTTGGTACTCTGGTGCATTTGCATGGTTTTGTTGGTTATAAGTTGATACTGGTGcatcaaataaattttgccCCTCTAAATTCCTTTTTCTTATCTTGTTCTTCTGGTATGGCCTGGATTCTAGTTGCTGAGCAAGGGATGATCTCTTATTGGTTTTAAGCCCCCATTATGTTGTTCCTTGATAAGCTGTCACTATGTTggtttttatcaaaatatatatatttttttaatccttcaagagaaaagagaaaattaaacagaaaaggaaaataaatgaaaatttaaaaatcttgattaaaaaaaagtgtGCATTTTCTCACTTGCGTGACATGTCATCTATTTTTGGCATTTAAGAGGACAGGAATATCAGACTGAATTTGCATGTATTGTAATGTGtaatattaataagaaattaatgAGGCTTTTGTTTATTTAGCGTCCATATGGCGATTCTTGATGAATTTTTAAGTGGTATATATGCAAAGCTTATGATAtatgttttgatatttttgttagcACCATCATAAACCTGGATGTTGTCATAGATCTGTCTTAGGCTTGCTAAGATGCTTCATGTATAGTACATACTTCTGCTCCTATTACTTTCATCATTTGGTGTTACACCAGGTGCTGCCTCATTCACTCTATCTTAACTAATTACATTTTAGCATACGCATTATTCAGCTTGGCAAATGTTTTAGACTAGTGCTTATCAGAATCCATTTCATATGATACAATTTCTTTATTCAAATTAGTTATTAGTTGCCTCCTTTGGGGTACATAGGGGGGCATCCAGGATTTTCAACTTCAGCACTCGTCATATTAGACTGAGGGCATTCCCATCACTCAGTTGGATTCCACTTGGCAATGTTATAATCTAGATACCTTCTATATGGATTTCTTGATCTCTTTGCTTTCTAAACTTTTTTTGCACTTGCAAGCAAGCACTCACAAGAAGACATGATGACACAAACTTGTTTACATGCTTGatatcttttcctttcttttaagcCTTTATGATCATCTAAATCCTGTCTGTTAAGAACTTTCTGATCACTTTTCTTGTGGCTATAGTTTATTAGCATGATATTCTATTGGGCTGTATGTATTTTTATGAAACTATATTGCATATCTTTATCCCAGGAAATTTCTTCAGGATACGAAGTGCATTTGCATTTGGCGCCAAAAGGCTGGCAAGGCTACTTGATTGCCCCAAAGAGAACATAATTTTTGAAGTAAATCAGTTTTTCATGAACACATGGGAAAGGCATGGCAGTGGTCATCGTCCTGATACTCCAAGGACTGATTTGTGGCCCAAGAGATTCTCAAATTCAAATCAACTCCATGGGTCTGAAAATTTGGTGAACATTTCAAGCAACAAAAGATTGAACAGTAACTCTGATCATGAAGCTGAGGTTGAGAGGACACATGCTTCACATGGTGTTTCCTGGGAAAACCTGTCTAGAAACAGTGATATTTCTGCAGTCTCTCCTGCTCAAAGCCAAAAGAATCATGGGACCCTGAACAGTTCAAGGATCCCTGATCAGATCAGTCCAGAAATCAATTCTAATCAGGGGGTACATACTGATAGAGATCAGGGAAGTTTCAAGCCTGATCAATTGGTCACTGACCTTCAGGGAAGGTATCTGTTTGCCAGGACACACTCTAGTCCCGAGCTTACTGACACATATACCAAAGGCTCTTCTCGAGGCAGGCATAACAGAGCTCCAGAAAATGGAAAAGACCAGATTACTTCTACAAGACTGGACAATAGCAGGAGGAAGAACCTGGGCTCAGAAATTTTTGTGAGCAATAGTACCATATCAACTGATGATACTTCATCTGTCAGGCATGTCTCATCCCATCAAAGTCTTGACGGATCAGCTGATTCAAACACTACTTTAAATAGTTATTATCATGGCTCAGCCTTGGGTGCCATGGGTGATCAACTTTCTTCTGTCATGGGTACTCAGGGGATGCATCAGGAAGAGCAAGATCTTGTGAACATGATGGCATCTTCTACGCTTCATAATTTCAATGTACAGGTCCATCTGCCGCTAAATTTAGCTCCAGCTCACCTACCTCTTCCATTCTCACCTTCCATTCTAGCTTCAATGGGATATCCTCAGAGAAATTTGACTGGCATGGTTCCTACAAATGTTCCCTTGATCGAGCCTGCTTGGGGGGCCTCAAATATGCAATTTCCTCAAGGTTTGGTTTCTTCATCATTAACTCATTACTTCCCTGGCATTGGATTGAACTTGAATTCTGAAGAGTTGATTGAAACTggcaatgaaaattttggttctttggaaATTATCTCAGGGGAGGCTGATCATGATCTCTGGCATGAGCAGGATGGGGGATCTACTGCAGGGTTTGATCCTAACAATGGAGGTTTTGAGGTGCTTCAGTTAGATAATAAGCAACAGCCAACTTCATCAGGTTTTAACTTTCTGCCTGCATCTAAGGTGGGTGGCTCTAGTGGCTCAATGGGAGTTCAACCAAAGTTCATTAAAGAAAACCTAGGATCAGCCGGGGAAGATCATGTTGATGCTTTCCACCATCAAGATAATAGACAAAATGAAGTTCATTCTGATGGCAGAACTGCAAGTCCAAGGTTTTCGCCTTCTAGGCCCACTAGCCCCTTGAGAAGCAAAACCTCTTCCGAGAGTTCCTGGGATGGATCATCAGCAAAGGTTTCAAAGCCAATGAGGGAAAGACGGGGAAGAAAAACAAGTTCTTCTGCAGAGGCTTCAACTGTGTATGGAAAAGGCAAGATTGTGTCTGAACATGTGCCTTCTCATGTAGATGATGACGACAAAGACTGGAAGCCACCTTCAACCATGGGTTCTGAAAGGGCTGAAAGAAGCATGGCCTCTCAATCTCTGGCTCCTTTGCATGTCCCAAGGCATAACATACCAGGCTTTGAACCAGCTCATGTGGGCGGATCGGATTCGCTAATACCCATTTCTCCAGTGTTTCTAGGTTCTGGTTCACAGCAAAGGGCAGTGGATAATTCTGGGGTGGTTCCCTTTGCCTTTTATCCAACAGGTCCGCCTATTACGTTTCTTACAATGCTGCCAGTTTACAATTTCCCAACTGAGCCAGGAGCTACTGATGCAACGACAAGCCATTTTGGAGGGGACAATGGGGTGGATAACAGTGATTCTAGTCAAAACTTTGATTCATCTGAGGAGCTTGATCAGTCTGGGAATTTAAACACTTCAGGTTGTATGAGAAGGGCAGTTCCTGTTGAACCCTCAGAGGTGCCAAAGTCCGATATTCTTAACAGTGATTTTGCCAGCCATTGGCAGAATTTGCAATATGGGAGGTATTGCCAAAGCCCACACTCTCATGGTCCGCATTCTTATCCTTCACCTATTATGGTACCCCCCATGTATTTACAGGGTCATTTCCCATGGGATGGTCCTGGAAGACCTCTTTCATCCAACATGAACCTCTTCACTCATCTTATGAATTATGGTCCTCGCTTTGTTCCTGTTGCTCCTCTGCAGTCTGTTTCTAATAGACCTGCCAATGTTTATCAACATTATGGTGATGAAGCAACAAGATATCGTACTGGAACTGGGACATACCTACCAAATCCTGTAAGATAGTCTTGCACAAGATTTTGTTGTTCATCAGTTTTATTTCTTGTATATTCACTGTTGAATATGTTGGTGCTTATCTTTTATGCTACTAGAGAGTCCAAGTACTATTTGATTGGAAAATAGGGTTTTCCTAGGGTTGGTTTGCATGTTTCTCACACCTAATTCTTTCCATCAATATTAGCCTGTACATCAATTGTATTCTGTTGTAAATCTTTCAAGGATCTGGGTGGACATGCTGGCTCAGGTGTGTTTTAGTTGTATGAGCCATGCATTTCCAAATCTTATGATGTGGGTAAATGATTTAATTGTTGCAGTTCTAATGTATCATATATCTTCTTCTGCACCCTTGGTTATGACGAAGTATTcactcattttaaaaatttctgtATAACATTAGTGTCTCAGTCAACTGTTGTTTATGTATCTGACAGCAAGCATGGTTGGCACATATCTCAAACCCATGTATTTCATTTCATCTGAGTCATGAACATATTTTTTCTTCCAATGTTTAAGCTTGGACACGTTTGACTTCTAATATGCtgcaattttattttggttttcttcaGAAGGTGTCTGCTAGGGAACGACATGCTTCAAATTCCAGAAGGGGGAATTATCATCATGATAGGGGTAACCACAATGGTGACAGAGAAGGGAACTGGAATATCAACTCAAAATCAAGAACTGCTGGCCGCAATCATAGTCGTAACCAAGCTGACAAATCAAGCTCAAGACTGGATAGGTTGGCAGCAAGTGAGAGCCGAGCTGACAGGCCAAGGGGCTCATACAGACATGACTCATTTCCCTCCTACCATTCCCAGAATGGTCCATTGCATGTGAACTCCCCTCAGAGTGGTTCTGCCAGTGTGGCTTATGGCATGTATCCAATCCCAACAGTGAACCCCAATGAAGTGTCATCCAATGGACCAAATGTTCCATCTGTAGTCATGGTCTATCCATATGAACATAACACCAATTATGGTTCACAGGCTGAACAGCCTGAGTTTGGGGCCATTGGAACTGCAGGTTTCTCAGGTATGAACAAAGAAGCTCTGCTGAATGAGGGAACAGGTGCGTTTGAGGAACAAAGGTTTCATAGTGGCATTAGTCAACAGTCTCCATCAGACCAGCCTTCTTCACCTCACTGCCAAAGGTAATTGGTTTCCCTCTGCTGTTGCAATTTGTACTCTCTACTGAATAAGTTATTTGAGAAGAAAAACTAGGTTCTAATTGTGTAACTGGAAGTTGCCGGTGTGTGTGGAGTGGGGCTTTGGGTACATATGGTGTCCCCTATCTTCTTTTTACCTCGATAATATGGCAACAGTATCAATGTGTCCAAGCTTGCAGGTCCTGCTTCTTTGATACAAAGTTGCATGTGGCCTCTTTGTTGATCATGATTCTTGCTAACTGTTTGCTTCTCTAGTTGATTTACCCTAGTCCTCTTTGATTCTCAAGTCAATGTACTCTTGTCTTCTTTGATTCTTGAGTCGATGTACTGAATCCTCCTGAATGGACCTTTGCCCCAAGACCCCTTCGGATTCAAGTGCTTTTCCATCTCTTCCTTTCATTGGATGAGCAATGTAGTTTTATTGCCAGGCTTGACATATACTTTGCTGCTCTGCCATTGTTAATTAACAAGGTTATCATGGAGACATATGTGAGGAGTCAATAGCTCGTTTTTATCATGCTCAATAGTAGTGTTTGTTAACCAAATGGCAGCCCCTTATCCTGCTTTTGTGCTTAAAGGGTTTCTCATCTTTATTTCAGTTAGAACTGGATCTTTAGATTCATCCTAAATTTTCTGTGGGTGCTAACCATTTTGAATGTTGTCATTGTCATACTTAGTATGGCTTAGCGTGTCGTCACTCCAAGGCGAATGGTTGGTATCTATACTTTGGATAGCTCGTGCGTTACACATTTGACGCCATGGCTGAATTTTAACTCTAGTTTCGCTTATTAGTTTTTTGCAAGCTGTTTCTTTTATACTTTATCATATGGTTTCCATTTTTCCACTGGGATCATTTTGTGATGCTTTTTAATGTACCATCTTAACAGGAGGATTTGATTATTTTGCCAGATCAGTGGCTCAGAGGAATTATCAGTTGAAAAATGAGGATTTTCTGCCTCTTGCAATTCCAGACCTGAGGAAAACCCATAACAAGAGAAACTATAATTGGAAATCCTCCAGTAACGGGCCTTGTTGTTCTCCCCTCACTTCTGATGTGACGGTTTCTTAAAATTTTGCTCCACAAATGGCGTCCTTCCTCTACTGGCTTACTGCATGCACCAGTGTACAATACAAAGTTGTCTTCCAACCTTTCCTCTTTCCAGTATTAAGGAAGAGTGGTGGTAAAGGGAAGCAGGATTCAGTGGCTAGATctatctctttttctctttttctcatcCCTTTTTTGAACTTTAGGTTTGAATTCTCGTACAGGGTTTGTACCATTAGgcatttttgtttcattttctcCACTGTGTACTAGCTCAGTATTACATTCTTGTTCAAAATCCATTTCATTGATGGAGTTAGAAGGCTACGCTTTTGATATTGGCAGTTGATTCTATAGATTCCTTGTTGAGATGGCCAAGCAGTCCTATGGAACATACCCAGCTGCTACTTTGAgtgggtttttttatttatttatttatttatttttattattatttttttttaggtgaaAGTAGCTGTATTAAATGcggaaacaaaaaatatacaaagtATATACAAGGCACttaaaaaggccaaaaaaaaaaaaacacaagggGGATTGAGTTACACAGAATCAAGAGACACTCTCCCACACCTCCTCTCCCATTTGGCTAAGAAGCCCTCTAAGAAACCCCTTTT
The sequence above is drawn from the Vitis riparia cultivar Riparia Gloire de Montpellier isolate 1030 chromosome 15, EGFV_Vit.rip_1.0, whole genome shotgun sequence genome and encodes:
- the LOC117932120 gene encoding uncharacterized protein LOC117932120 isoform X2, translated to MGQHEGWAQPTGLLPNGLLPNEGSSAIRVLDTERWLIAEERTAELIACIQPNQRSEELRNAVADYVQRIVVQCFPCQVFTFGSVPLKTYLPDGDIDLAAFSNNQNLKDTWANQVRDMLQSEEKNENAEFRVKEVQYIQAEVKIIKCLVENIVVDISFNQLGGLCTLCFLEEVDHLINQNHLFKRSIILIKAWCYYESRILGAHHGLISTYALETLVLYIFHVFNNSFTGPLEVLYRFLEFFSSFDWDNFCVSLWGPVPISSLPDVTAEPPRQDSGELLLSKLFLDACISVYAVFPRGQENQGQSFISKHFNVIDPLRVNNNLGRSVSKGNFFRIRSAFAFGAKRLARLLDCPKENIIFEVNQFFMNTWERHGSGHRPDTPRTDLWPKRFSNSNQLHGSENLVNISSNKRLNSNSDHEAEVERTHASHGVSWENLSRNSDISAVSPAQSQKNHGTLNSSRIPDQISPEINSNQGVHTDRDQGSFKPDQLVTDLQGRYLFARTHSSPELTDTYTKGSSRGRHNRAPENGKDQITSTRLDNSRRKNLGSEIFVSNSTISTDDTSSVRHVSSHQSLDGSADSNTTLNSYYHGSALGAMGDQLSSVMGTQGMHQEEQDLVNMMASSTLHNFNVQVHLPLNLAPAHLPLPFSPSILASMGYPQRNLTGMVPTNVPLIEPAWGASNMQFPQGEADHDLWHEQDGGSTAGFDPNNGGFEVLQLDNKQQPTSSGFNFLPASKVGGSSGSMGVQPKFIKENLGSAGEDHVDAFHHQDNRQNEVHSDGRTASPRFSPSRPTSPLRSKTSSESSWDGSSAKVSKPMRERRGRKTSSSAEASTVYGKGKIVSEHVPSHVDDDDKDWKPPSTMGSERAERSMASQSLAPLHVPRHNIPGFEPAHVGGSDSLIPISPVFLGSGSQQRAVDNSGVVPFAFYPTGPPITFLTMLPVYNFPTEPGATDATTSHFGGDNGVDNSDSSQNFDSSEELDQSGNLNTSGCMRRAVPVEPSEVPKSDILNSDFASHWQNLQYGRYCQSPHSHGPHSYPSPIMVPPMYLQGHFPWDGPGRPLSSNMNLFTHLMNYGPRFVPVAPLQSVSNRPANVYQHYGDEATRYRTGTGTYLPNPKVSARERHASNSRRGNYHHDRGNHNGDREGNWNINSKSRTAGRNHSRNQADKSSSRLDRLAASESRADRPRGSYRHDSFPSYHSQNGPLHVNSPQSGSASVAYGMYPIPTVNPNEVSSNGPNVPSVVMVYPYEHNTNYGSQAEQPEFGAIGTAGFSGMNKEALLNEGTGAFEEQRFHSGISQQSPSDQPSSPHCQRSVAQRNYQLKNEDFLPLAIPDLRKTHNKRNYNWKSSSNGPCCSPLTSDVTVS